The Silene latifolia isolate original U9 population chromosome X, ASM4854445v1, whole genome shotgun sequence genome contains the following window.
gtgaatttcggcagcatgacggcgtaaaccgttgtctaccaaacctgttcaagagctaacctgcaggtacaagcgacacaacccagcagcaaaggcactcaggccatcatatatacaaatgtacagcAACAagcggggcttgcgccccgaaccaaatccaaagtccaagcaaactgggggcttgcgccccaaacaagtccgaaaatgttcaaaatcaaatgtccaaatgtacaagtccaCAAAACTACGCagaactactgctgggcaccctccaactcagcaaccctcgccataagagcagcaatctcggcgtcccgaaactcgagctccctcgacaagcgagccgtctcctcccgagactgggccaactctcgctccagctcgcggtcaccctgtaaataagaaattggctcatgtcaatcaactcaaacagaactgaaaatcaaaaatcaaaagaaagcaaacgaggttcgtacctgacgaccccgaccaccgacgagtgcctcgatggcggtagctcgtagccggttggccaccctccaaagtgccacgaaccgagatggcgcgacctgcatttcaaaagaattctcagtaaaGTAAACAAAGTTCAAttaaatgtgttcttacacgaagggtatataagctggaggctcaccctccgaatcagatgctgccagtcgtctaggccagcatccgtcacagctacgtcaaagtcacgcaactcggagatcgtcgtcctcccagtcgcgtcagtgtactcaagagtctcggggtacactgggggctcgacgcccgccgcctcgacctcctgcgaAGACAAATAGCTatcattaaccgatgatctttcatcgtaattctcgaaatcaaatcaagaaaagtaaaggatactcaccactactggccagtacgccaacctcccgtaaaggaatgctgagtagtcctcgccaggcagaagaaggtcgtcgccactggcaccagccaagtccgcctcctctcggcctcgcaggctccccgaacatcgtcctcggaggatcaatgggaaccgtcaacgcgccccgagagcagtgacgagccaaacgctcgcccagataccacacaggacccatcgacgtccacaacagcagccgactcgggctcctaggtcgaaggacctcagcaacaaaaggaggcgctccagcgtactccgcccaaggtctgggcacccactgcgacaatatgaaggcaaagatcattcctatgatcaagtggaAGCAAAGGACATGAAAtatgaatacgagtgggatactcacgctgctcagctgaagagcattcacatcccgccggtacacattgtgagaagagcgcttgctcttcgtcctgcacatcacccaatccctcaccacgggataggccttctccagcggctctgtcctcttcggcgcgagactcgggaagtaagaatacacccatgcctataaaacaaaataatcaatgacgatctttcgtattTCAATAaggaaaggaatttactttggaaggttcatacctccaacagcagtccaggtccgacagcgccaggagaagtccccttctccatcaactccggacgaaccatggccctcatgaagcggatgaggaccgcaaaaccagtgatgacccggtcccaacgccctaggaaACTCGgaggtcgaaagaaagggaagaagcttcgtcgatagcctctcgcccttgtctccgaggtaaatcgaagacaagaaccaccaaagccacgacgagccctctGTCACTCGGTGTACtgaggaggaggagcagtctccctcccatcaatcgtcaccgacaccggggtcttccccgcaaagtagtctcggacataggtaTTGGGTACCAAgcccggcactgcaacagccttcggcgacaagttccagccgatcaacctcctcgcctcggccgaatccgctctcatggcagtctccggccacaccatctcctcggtcccgcacggcagaccagaaatcatgccgtaatcctccagagtgactcccacctcaccaaaaggcaggtgaaacgtggaagtcgtatcccagaatcgatccaagaaagcgcggaccaggctaaggttggcccgcaacttcctcttcacgatatccctccggcaCGAACCAGAGGacaaacgctccgcgctcgatcatggccctctcctccgccgatagctgctcgtagtgctccatatttgtcgtgtaacccgagaacgaccgatgttcccggcctcctataatgattggaaacaaagctatctttagttttgaatggaaatttgcaagaagtttggacaaaaagaatgaaagaaaataggtaatgagtagtaaattcttatttaccaagctcttcaccgtctgtAGGGAGGTGACCCTCTCcccagcccacacaaggtgcctactctcccgagtctcggcccacgcagagctcccctcggtgacgacctcctcgcctcgacgttggcccgtctcggagcctcctcctcctcctcctccgcctcctcgtgagcctcgtctccagtggccatcaccgcgtcggtgaaagcctgctctaaagcctcctcaacagcagcaacgtctatctctatgggagtcctcccagaagtagaagccccATCACCTGCAACGTCAAaataaatttaggccgcgtcacatgacgacaagcctttgttaaggagttttcgagcctccaaAGCCCTGAAAACCGccctttctggccatctttggccatattcccgccaatccaatcgctcatgtgataaattgggtcaaagtcaagtccaagtcaaagcctagttctgggttcgagtcgaaaattcggcagcatttcgttataacgacgattatgccctagaaaggtgccctgaaaaagttatcacaaaccaaaatttcgagatggcaggaagtttacccatcatccaagggtcccaaatatcaactTTCACCGCCaatgggtaatcctaaggctattttcgaagcaatttacggttcagctgtaaaaccgtctcaaaattcgctcaagggctcaaaactcgatgaaaattcaaagcaaatacatggttatgttcctaacattgcctactatccatttctagcatcaatttggcaaaaaaaatccatttgggggaaaagccccaaattttcgatcaaatgggttgaaaaccctagaattcgtggctcaaaattcgacaaatacggatgattaatgcaagattaagacacatacctcgattagtcatatttcaagcaagcttttgaatccaacctcgacggaaatggtgaagatttgagagagaaattgaaggaaatgtatttCGAAATAATaacataaaccttctgatttcgcgttttttaCGCGGAagttgccaaattggggaaaagacgcagcaggtactgcgcctcttccaagggacgcagctcttgttgcgcctcttcctcacgttccctccatacgaattttcaaaaattcgttatgggttcgttatttgtgggcccatctttggtgcgcctcttcttcaacgctattgtATTCTTTTGgcccgtttcgacgattttctttcgtcctggcccgcattttatccgcgcgacagtattttgcagtattgtccaaattcattttatcccgcgcagcagtattttgcagtattgctcaatttaTTTTATCCGGCgcgtagtattttgcagtactgctcactcgaagtttctcccatgacgatcaagatgttcctagtcgtcgatatattccccaacaagagttcgcttgagaccgacgcaagcagattcaacctcaagtttttgccagagttcgcttgagaccgacgcaagcagattccccagcagtttctaccgacgtcctgctaccctcgatattattgtttccccacggagttcggcaaaggtgtcgttctccgaaagttcccaaaccaaagcctccttccttaggtccgtaaacccaaagttaggattcttacccctagattcttagatcccaaaatggcctcctttaggttcataaacctttaatgtaacaccccacggtaattgaagaggtccagtgataggcttaaatgactagtgcttaaagggattggaagtactactcatatcaacaaagtgcactttcttttatggtcatccatgagaaagaactccaaagttaagcgtgcttgactgggagtagtcttaggatgggtgacctcctgggaaggtttccgggatgcgcataaGTGAGGaaaaaatgcgctataaaggacccgtgttgatctgtgggccatgtacacagcctggtgagctatcataagtaaccgctcccgacccggtttgggccggggtgttacaagtggtatcagagcaaccctgcgaccgtgtggtgatcggaggcagttgttatacgctcctggaggcagtggttatacgctccattgtgatcacacacctagcggggaggattctgggttagcggttatgctcccaggcgcaacgaggacgttgcgttcttcaagtgggggtgactgtaacaccccacggtaattgaagaggtccagtgataggcttaaatgactagtgcttaaagggattggaagtactactcatatcaacaaagtgcactttcttttatggtcatccatgagaaagaactccaaagttaagcgtgcttggctgggagtagtcttaggatgggtgacctcctgggaaggtttccgggatgcgcataagtgaggacaaaatgcgctataaaggacccgtgttgatctgtgggccatgtacacagcctggtgagctatcataagtaaccgctcccgacccggtttgggccggggtgttacatttaagctcccacaccaacatccttaggttcataaacccataaatccttttggagttctcatacctcagaaaccTTAAACGCGCCcattttaaaacaagaattagtaacccagtagttcctaaacttaaccctaggatcccaattcctcttaggttcgcaagcctttaagttcccataccagccgtccttttaggttcatatacccaggttcgcacacctagcttcttttaggttcccaaactccctagagttcatacacttccacccttaggatcaccttttccttttaggatcatattcctttaggatcatcacttccttagagttcctatacccaaaccttggttaccccttaagttgaacttactttaggcctccttcccgtcaatgctttcctttagggccccataccctagcacaatccttatatatcttttaggtcttacccttagctcctacgcttacccttagctcctatgcacctccggaagcatctcgagaaagaagtctcaggtatggtctcttcttatggctggcgagcctccttacgtagtctaatggactttaaacgaccctccccgatagtcgacagactctaaaatgttcccgacgacaggtccttggttcagaccccttgagccgcctcgcgtcgccatagtcgtcaggttgtaatcttcgattgacctgatggctatactttgactttcgccttgtccaagcctcagtcaaagtgggggctctgtagacacctcgtttctgcacctcccgcaaaccacccggtgatgattgggccgcatgtttgattcgcggaacgatttgtgacagttcgtaagattatcgtcaagtgtttgctcaaatattaatgtcaacctcttagttgtcatctacgtccggatacggtcgttttggcagtaattagagtacattcggagtccgggtcaaaaaccgtctccattttctgataattgttaaatcccgagtcagaatgttctggaatgttccggatatttctattccatatttcacaaattttatcttttggcaaataatatcccgtaatattcaaaagataatcgaattatttccgtcctaccataactcaaacgcggaaatctttctttccaGAGGAaaacctcacgggaatagacgcggccagtcttgcgcctcttccaagggacgcagatgggctgcgcgcctcttcccgtgcccttctttgcatgatttacatatcttttttatatctttccgagattcacttccaaagagtctccgaaaccctattcctccgtgtgattagtataaataggagccttcgctcctcatatttctcacgcgagtgtccgcccttctcttctccctttgcattctagacttcgttcttactaattggcgcctacgtgcttggacttccgaccacgtaagctcggatctttccgggtaccagcctctccgttgcatgaccgaccaatttgaccaactacacttaatcaatctaaattgatcaatcgttttcctctttcgagggcactctttcattgcattcgcgtcgagcattcactagtcgatacttagttcatctcgttccgtcaacatgtaagtctgagggtgtataattctctttatttactgtattttatttattcatcgttgtaaggtttatgtcgaaaacatctaattaaaaccgatttctaaaaccgtgctttaaaacctgtttttgcggatttccagaagacagacgtcgagaaaagacgcagcaactgctgcgcctcttcgaaggagcgcagttcctgctgcgcctcttcgtgaggctgccgcagttcctgcttcttttcttcttcctccgtcttcTGTGATTCGTGTTTGTCTATTTGTTTCTGTTTGTCTTTAATAATTCGTTCGcataatagcatataattcacatgtatatattcatcatcattaattcacatgttttaattcatcattgatccgacttaaatctcaagtaatcaatatttgcgggttttcgtcattaatattcaatccgagttttagagattcgatttcgtcatattgagtttctggaatttatctttggtatatttgcatccatgttcattgttaattcgtcatattcattatgtttagtctaatcaattaattagtttgtttagttgtttattgattcattcattaacatcgtcccttcatgtaattaatcccttttagcatccgtctcatccatgttttactgtttttatgactaattcatatgtaattaatgcattaaatcactttcatccgagtattATTATcaattaaccattaaaatcatcaattgacattaacgatttgcagttccggcttcacagccagaactcacccttggaacagacgcagcaactgttgcgcctcttccagagggcgcgatCTGCTGCTGCTGTTCAGTTGAGTTATCTCGAACtcctttctgctttgacctagtttatttagtttacgtaatcaactaactaatattcgtattatcacctgatttccgttaattcatttatttatttcttttatttcttttattcctttttctcaaattatccgttttaagggtgttttcgacataaatcatctaatccgttgtaattaatgtaattttctattattgtaatttttattattgtatttctttttgttgtatttcttttattgcttgtcttCACATGTCAattaacattaaatccaacttcgacccaattgtatgattaattaattgttcaaccgacttagttaattttcacatgttaggattaatctatggatgttgcattgcatgcatatagccgacgatatatcgagtatgaataaacttccctaatcattagtagaggccgctatcgaggcgggcgggattaggtgttcgatcaaaagagcttcctaatacgtaccctcaccccttactccagatctctgtgaacacccgtgttcattggcatccacgagagtcattctagacatagaatgctaagggtaacgattgcttagtgttcatgtcactactttgtgtcttgacatgacatgaggtattcgaacggttccaatttcccataaaaattggtggcgactccttacaaaatgcaaacgcttgtcccttgtttctcaccaagcgcccccgtgggcggcccgctgtccacagatacgctaaaagaaacgtatactcagtgcagttgagacgcaaatctagccgcctcggccacccgaaggcccggcagaggaagcaatcaatatgtctacagatacgaacgccgTCGCGTCGTTAACCCCGACGGGGACACagcggccgatacgctaaaagaaacgtatactcagtacagttgagacgcaattctagccgcctcggccaaccgaaggcatggcagaggaagcgatcaatatgtctacagatacgctaacatgttcacaacggcggttgggaagcgcaaatcggacgcctcggccagaccgagagtgaaagaggaagcgaccaacatgccaacatgtttaaaaaaaaaaaaaaaaaaaaaaaaagacgaacacagttgagatacacattctaactgcctcggccaggccgaaggtaaaaacgaaaaagcgctcaattaataacgcaagaagacaagtgaagtaTGGTGATCaaaaagccccggccaagccgagggccaataagacaaactttattgaaaatgattacaaggaaaatacagacgacggtcgtccccattgggatagcctaaacacaacctaccaaagttttacaaaaaacaaggaaaagaaaagcaaaaggttacagacatatcatttgaagcgccaaaagatggaagggaggaaaggcttaataattggcccccgaacagctgaagctgtccgagatgccaggtgagtctggtgacgaccgctcgtctccctatgcctgttgctgcccttcatcggcagcagcagcatcatctttggtGGCCGGCTCAGGAGAAGGCTCGTcattttcaagtgcctttagcctctcagcctcctctctggcctccttcacctttgcatcgtgGGCCGCCTTGGTCTCGGCCATTCTCCGAGCCGcccgccgcctccgccttctcagCCGCTTTTTCCGCAAAGATCGGCCATCTCATCAGTGGTCAaattcttgccacgggaaggagccttcagaacgagcttcttgattgcctccTGGTCGCTTCCTCGGCTGGTCCCtaattgggcgcacatgttagggatgagcTCGAtttgaagcatctcaatatctttctccctttgggcaaggatagccCTTGTGCCCCTATGTGCCTCCGCGAGCCAATCATGAGatccttccattcttccctcttggcaaccacggcgtcataaccgcccttatacctgtcccgctcctcccgaAGCTTGGCAACGGCAGCATCAgtagcctcaaccttggccctctcggccaagAGCAGCTTCTCATCTTCCTCCTCACGCTTTCGGGCAGCAAGGAGGTCCAgtttagccttcccggcttcccccttcgcagcggaaagatcaagcttaagccgttcgatcaatggcccagcttgggccatggccttttcttgctccataatgtgggagccggctagttgagtccacttcgccagcctcttgtatattctcgtaccctccgccacaagctcggcgggaggaaccttctggagtaaggagtcaacggtgacatttctatcacccgccttctcaggctgcttctctaattgccgttcagtaagaacggcggctgccgacggcggatctacaaaaaattcacacagcgcatccatgtcaacattcattgacacgttagagagtctgtcatcgggaatgcataatgaaccagctaagtctgaaccacaggttagatccgtaccagtctggaccctcttaaATGAAGGACCGGATGAATCATTTTTTTCCCCGACAACGGTAGAAGCCGGcagtggctcttttctcttctttggaggaggagggcccttggcaacggtcaccacctcctcggtgatatcgacgacctccacatgctccttctggaccgctggggttgaagagggagttgcctttggttttctcttcggcacgcctccgagaacccgtgcctgagccgccgccggatccagtgccttcagctgctgatccatgaggtcaGTGGGCGCCGATCTGCGATCACGAGCCTGGGCCGTAGGGTGCAAATTGACAACGTTCttgtccttatcaagccctattCTCtcaaggatatcctcagacagatccgggccaaaacgatctgcaaaagaaacgaagcaagagttaagtagaagaaacaaataaaaattcaaaaagacAGATTCactaaaagcagagatgggcctcacaccgaccccactcaccctgttccagggccggtatgaggccgacatggcagagcagctcatcctgaagaatgatctgcgtcgggggcatccatcccttcggcgtcccattcttctcagcctcaaacagcgtCATCGCCTGTTTCTCATCCGCACTAAGATAGACCTTGGCGGCGTCCATTTTAAGGCGTTTCCGGGAGACCCATTTCTCACGCTCCCCATCGCTCTCACACCGTAAATTGACACGGtgttggaaggaccggggcagcggataatCCGCCGGTACCTTGACATACACCCACCGCTCCTTCCAGTCCTtacaggaagaaagcttatcaacggagacgtaacccggctccgtctgcacgctgtaccaccccactcgACCAGCGACTGACGGTTTAAGGTGATGAATCCGacggaataagttaaccgtaggggccacccccttgaagagacagagccacacgaaccCAACTAtagtcctcatggccaacggatatagttgggccacggcgacgttcatggctttgattatggccataacgtattcgttcaaaggaaaccggagcccatactccaagtgtctgatgtatacgcctatatggcccttgggagggcaacagaccgcctgaccctcctcaggaataacaattttgtacccctcgcCGAAGGAAAAGTGGCCCTCGAAAAAAGTTTccccggaacaactggcgaacttgttggCCCAAGCCCGATCAGGTTCGATCTTACAGGCGTCGTCGTGATCCAAGACATACGGCCTCCCCACATTAGGACGAGTCCTTTCGAAATCATCacagtcatcatcaacatcatcatcctcatcctcccattcctccaaaacttGCGGATCAACgacaggagaaggagacctaggactcccggaccttagcgggacggcggctagtacctcctcttcatcaagacgcgacggggaaccccccggcgcacggttactaggtccggcatcagcagaagacatggtagcaacaattacttaacaaaataagagattgagaaaaatttgtttg
Protein-coding sequences here:
- the LOC141620696 gene encoding uncharacterized protein LOC141620696 translates to MIHPVLHLRGSRLGEAGKAKLDLLAARKREEEDEKLLLAERAKVEATDAAVAKLREERDRSSVNDSYLSSQEVEAAGVEPPVYPETLEYTDATGRTTISELRDFDVAVTDAGLDDWQHLIRRVAPSRFVALWRVANRLRATAIEALVGGRGRQGDRELERELAQSREETARLSRELEFRDAEIAALMARVAELEGAQQ